Proteins encoded by one window of Manis pentadactyla isolate mManPen7 chromosome X, mManPen7.hap1, whole genome shotgun sequence:
- the VBP1 gene encoding prefoldin subunit 3 isoform X1, whose protein sequence is MAAGKDGSASGDAVAGNGRRLHLGIPEAVFVEDVDFFMKQPGNETADTVLKKLDEQYQKYKFMELNLAQKKRRLKGQIPEIKQTLQILKYMQKKKESTNSLETRFLLADNLYCKASVPPTDKVCLWLGANVMLEYDIDEAQALLEKNLSTATKNLDSLEEDLDFLRDQFTTTEVNMARVYNWDVKRRNKNDSAKNKA, encoded by the exons ATGGCGGCGGGTAAGGATGGTAGCGCCTCAGGAGATGCGGTCGCAGGGAACGGGCGGCGGCTCCACTTAGGAATTCCTGAGGCGGTGTTTGTG GAAGATGTAGATTTCTTCATGAAACAGCCTGGAAATGAGACTGCAGATACAGTACTAAAGAAGCTGGATGAACAGTACCAGAAGTATAAGTTTATGGAACTCAACCTTGCGCAAAAGAAAAGGAG GCTAAAAGGTCAGATTCCTGAAATTAAGCAGACTTTACAAATTCTAAAATACATGCAGAAGAAAAAA GAGTCCACCAATTCACTGGAGACCAGATTCTTACTGGCAGATAACCTATATTGCAAAGCTTCAGTTCCTCCTACCGATAAAGTGTGTCTGTGGTTGGGG GCTAACGTAATGCTGGAATATGATATTGATGAAGCTCAGGCATTGTTGGAAAAGAATTTATCGACTGCCACAAAAAATCTTGATTCTCTTGAGGAAGACCTTGACTTTCTTCGAGATCAATTTACTACAACAGAAGTTA ATATGGCCAGGGTTTATAATTGGGatgtaaaaagaagaaacaaaaatgattCTGCCAAGAACAAGGCATAA
- the VBP1 gene encoding prefoldin subunit 3 isoform X2 has translation MAAGKDGSASGDAVAGNGRRLHLGIPEAVFVEDVDFFMKQPGNETADTVLKKLDEQYQKYKFMELNLAQKKRRLKGQIPEIKQTLQILKYMQKKKESTNSLETRFLLADNLYCKASVPPTDKVCLWLGANVMLEYDIDEAQALLEKNLSTATKNLDSLEEDLDFLRDQFTTTEVIITKIY, from the exons ATGGCGGCGGGTAAGGATGGTAGCGCCTCAGGAGATGCGGTCGCAGGGAACGGGCGGCGGCTCCACTTAGGAATTCCTGAGGCGGTGTTTGTG GAAGATGTAGATTTCTTCATGAAACAGCCTGGAAATGAGACTGCAGATACAGTACTAAAGAAGCTGGATGAACAGTACCAGAAGTATAAGTTTATGGAACTCAACCTTGCGCAAAAGAAAAGGAG GCTAAAAGGTCAGATTCCTGAAATTAAGCAGACTTTACAAATTCTAAAATACATGCAGAAGAAAAAA GAGTCCACCAATTCACTGGAGACCAGATTCTTACTGGCAGATAACCTATATTGCAAAGCTTCAGTTCCTCCTACCGATAAAGTGTGTCTGTGGTTGGGG GCTAACGTAATGCTGGAATATGATATTGATGAAGCTCAGGCATTGTTGGAAAAGAATTTATCGACTGCCACAAAAAATCTTGATTCTCTTGAGGAAGACCTTGACTTTCTTCGAGATCAATTTACTACAACAGAAGTTA ttattacaaaaatatattga